Below is a window of Longimicrobium sp. DNA.
CCACCTCCTCGTCCATCCATGCCGTGTCCATCGACATCCCGGCGTACGCGCCGGGGTCGCAGATGGGGCGCGGCGGGCGCGAGTTCACGAAGTATTCCGTGTACGTCTCCCCCCGCGCCGGGCACGACGGGTCCACCGCGAAGCCCGTGGCCCGGTCCACCGTTTCCGTGAGCACGCCACGGGGCGGGCTCCACGCCGGGGGCATCTTCCGGTTGGCGTAGATGCGAGACATCATCCGACCCCACACCGGCGCGGCGATGGTGCCGCCCGACGCGCCGCGCACGATGGTGGCCGGCCGGTCCAGCCCGAACCACACCGCGCCCACCAGGTCCGGCGTGTAGCCGACGAACCAGATGTCGGTGGCGCCGTTGGTCGTTCCCGTCTTCCCCGCCGCCGGGCCGCGGAAGCCCGCGCCGCGCACCGGGGTGCCGGTGCCGCGGTCCACCACGTCGCGCAGCATGCTGGTGAGCACGAACGCCGCCGCCGGGTCTACCGCCCGCTCGCGCCGGGGCGCCGCCTCGTACAGCACCTCGCCCTTGCTGTCCTCGATGCGTTGGATGACGTACGGGTCGGTCATGTTGCCGCCGTTGGCCAGCGCGGCGTAGGCCGACACCAGCTGGATGGGCCGCACCTCGGCCGAGCCCAGCGCCGTAGACGGGACGTTGGGGATGTCGGTGGTGATGCCCATCTCCCGGGCCTGGCGGATGACGTCGCCCATCCCCACCTGCTGCGCGATGCGCACCGTCACCGTGTTCTTGGAGCGCGCCAGGGCATCGCGCATGGTGATGGGTCCGTCGTAGCGGCCCGTGTAGTTCTTGGGCTCCCACGTTCCGCCGCCGGACAGGGCCAGCTTCAGCGGCGAGTCGTCGAAGCGCGTGGTGGGCGCCACGCTCTGCTCCAGCGCGGCCAGGTACACGAACGGCTTGAAGGCCGACCCGGGCTGGCGCATCCCCTGGTACACGCGGTCGAACTTGCTGTCGTCGTAGTCGCGCCCGCTGACGAGCGCGCGCACGGCCCCCGTTTCGGCCTCCATCACCACCGCGAAGCCCTGCAGGTACGCCGTGGCGCCCTCGTCGGTCTCGCCCTTGGCCTCGGGGTAGGTGGGGTGGCGGTACGCGCCGAAGCGGCCCGCCTCGATGGCGTCGGCCTGGCGCGCCATCTCTTCCTCGGCCGCGCGCTGGGCCACGGGGTCGAGCGTGGTGTAGATGCGAAGCCCGGCGGTGAGCAGCTCGGCGGGCACGCGCTCCTCCAGCTCGCGGCGCACGCGCTCCTGGAAGTACGAGCCGCGCTGCGACGAGGGCGGGCGGCGGGCCAGGCGAATGGGCGAGGCCTGCGCCTCGGCGGCCTGCGCGGGGGTGATGTGCCCGCCCTTGGCCATCTCTCGAAGCACCAGGTCGCGGCGCTTCTTTGCCCGCTCGCGGCTTTCGCGGGGGTTGATGCGCGAGGGCGACTGCGGAAGCCCGCCGATGAGCGCCGCCTCGGCCAGCGTCAGCCGGCTGGCCGGCTTGCCGAAGTACGTGCGCGCGGCCGCATCCACCCCGTACGCGCCCTCGCCCATGTACACGTGGTTCAGGTACAGCTCCAGGATCTTGTCCTTGCTGAACGCCCCCTCGATCTGCCGGGAGATGCGCACCTCCAGCACCTTGCGGCGCAGGGACTGCTCGCGGTAGTTCAGCTGGTCGGGAAAGAGGTTGCGGGCCAGCTGCATGGTGATGGTGCTGCCGCCCTCCTCCACCCCACCCGCCCGCACGTTGCGGAAGAGCGCGCCCAGAAAGCGCTTCCAGTCTACTCCGCCGTGGCTGTAAAAACGGCGGTCCTCCACCGAGAGGACCGCCAGGGGCATGTACTTGGGCATGGAATCCAGCGGCACGATGCGGCGGTTGACGCTGGCCAGCGTGCCCATGGACTTGCCGTTCATGTCGAACAGCTGCGAACCCTCGGCCTGGTACTTTTCCAGGTCGCCCACCGGGGCGCATCCGCCGAAGCCGCACGGGGCGAACCACAGCCACCCGAAGGCGCCCAGCCCCAGCGCGGCGAAGATTCCAAGACCGATCAGCAGCTTCCGTCGCAGGGGCATATCGGGTACTCCGAGAGTGTGTCGTTACGGTTTCGCGCCCCCCGGTGCAGGAGTCACGAAGTCTTCCGGCCGGGGCACGCGCGGCTGGTTGGGAAACACGGGCCGTCCCGGCAGCTCGGGAGTGGGATCCACGAAGATCATGGACGGCGTCGGCGCGCTCCGCGGGCAGACGGGCTCGGGCAGGTGCCGCGCCGAAAAGAAGTCCGGCGTTCCCCCGCCGCACCCCTCGGCCATCACGCGCCCTCCGCTGACCCTTCGCACCACCACGTCGGCGGGCCGCTTCCACGGCTCCGGCGGCTTGCGTCTGGCGTATTCCGTACGCATAACCCGCGCCCACACCGGCACCGCCAGCAGGCCGCCCGTGGCGTTCGGCATGATGGTGCGCGGGTTGTCGAAACCCATCCACACCCCCGCCAGCACCTCGGGGGTGTAGCCCACGAACCACACGTCGGTGCTGCCGTTGGTGGTGCCCGTCTTTCCCGCCGCGGGCACGTCCCACGACAGGCCGCCGATGGCGGGATCGCGCGCCGGGGCGCCGGAGCCGCGGTCCACCACCTCGCGCAGCATGTCGGTGAGGATCCACGAGATGCCGGGCGCCACCGCCTGCCGCGGCGGGGGTGCGGGCTCCCACAGCACCTGGCCGCGGTGGTTCTCCACGCGCACCACGTAGCGCGGCTCCACCCGCCATCCGCCGTTTCCGAAGGCCGCGTAGGCGCCGATCATGTCCAGCGGGTACACCCCCGCCGAGCCGATGTACACGGAGGGATAGCCGGGGATGCGCGTTTCCAGCCCGGTGCGCGCGGCCAGGTCGCGAACCTTCGCGATCCCCGTCTCGCGCCCCAGGCGGATGGCGGCCCGGTTGCGCGAATAGCGCAGCGCCGACCGCAGCGACGCCCATCCGCCCCCGCGCCCCTCGTAGTTGCGCGGCGTCCACACCTCGTTCCCCACCTGGATGGAGAGGGGGGCGTCGGAGATGCCGGACAGCGGCGAGCGGCCGTTTTCCAGCGCGGCCGCGTACACGAACGGCTTGAACGACGACCCGGGCTGGCGAAGGGCCTGCGTGGCGCGGTTGAACTGCGACTGCTTGAAGTCGCGCCCACCCACCATGGCGCGGATCAGCCCCGTGTGCGGGTCCATCACCACCACCACGCCCTGCAGGTAGGGCGTGTGGGTCACCGGCTGGCCGGGCTTGAGCCCCTGCGTGAACTTCTCGTAGGTGGGGTGCGTGTAGCCGCCGAACGCCCCCCGTTCCACCTGCCGGATCTGCTCTTCCAGCCCGCGCTCGGCCTCGGCCTGCAGCACGGGGTCGATGGCGGTGTGAATGCGCAGCCCGCCGGTGTACAGCAGCTCGCCGAACTGCTCCTCGAGCTCGCGCCGTACGGATTCCACGAAGTACGGGGCCTTGATGGCGCCGCCCGGGGGCGAGAGGGCGATGGGCTCGCGGCCGGCCTGGTCTGCCTGGTCGCGGGTGATGAGGCCCATGTTGGCCATGGCGCTCAGCACGATTTTGCGGCGGGCCTCGGCCCTTTCGGGATGCTGCCGCGGGTTGTAGGCGGTGGGTGCCTGGGGAAGGCCGGCGAGCACCGACACCTCCTGGTAGGTCAGGTCGCGCGCGCGCTTGCCGAAGTAGGTGCGCGACGCCGCCTCGATGCCGTAGGCGCCGGCGCCCAGGTAGATGTGGTTCAGGTACAGTTCCAGGATGTGGCGCTTGCTGAAGCGCCGCTCCATCTGCATGGCCAGCTTGATCTCGGCGAACTTGCGCCGCACGCTGGTCTCGTTGGCCGGCAGCTGCTGGGGGAACAGGTTGCGCGCCAGCTGCATGCTGATGGTGCTGCCGCCGGGGCCGCCCCATCCGCGGATGATGTTATCGCGCACCGCGCCGATCATGCGCACGGGGTCTACGCCCTCGTGCTCGAAGAAGCGGCGGTCCTCGACGGCCACGAAGGCCATGTACACGTGCCGCGGCAGCGAGTCGATGTCTACCACGGTGCGGCGCTCGCGGAAGAACTGGCCCAGCACCGCGCCGCGTGCGTCCAGCACCAGGCTGGCCTGCCGCGGGGCGAAGCTGGCGATCTGCTCGGCCGAGGGGCAGGTGCCGGCGCACGCGCGCGTCCACGCCGCCACCACGCCGCCGGTGCTGCACGAGCCCATGCCCAGCGCGGCCAGCCCAATGACCAGCTTGCGTTCCGCCGGGTTGCCCCACGCGCCGCGCAGCCTTGTCCATCCGTCCACGATCCGCTCGCGCCACAGCTCCGGCCGCGCGAACTTCTTCCACTCAGTAGCCAACGGTTCGCCCCGCCTTCTTCGGGTGAGTCCGCATCTGTCGCAACCATAGAGTCATGGCGGATACATAGATACACGCTCGGGAGGGCAGGGGAAAGGGAAGTGCGTGAGTGCGTGAGTGCGGAAGTGCGTGCGCGGCACGTACGAGCCCCGGGCGCGGAAGCGGAGGTCCCGGCCCTGCTGGGGCGACTGAAGTCGCGGCAACGACGGCCCAAAGTCCGCCTTCGCGGACTGCACGCGCAGCCGGGTGCGCCAGGCCGGCCGAAGCGCAGTTCAGGTCTCCCCCTCCCCTGCGCAGCGGGGGACGGGGGCCGGGGGGAGGGGGCTCCCAAGGCATGCGAGGCGCCCCGTCGAACCTCGATCGAAGTTCTCCTCTCTCCCGCGCAGTTTGCGGGGGAGAGGCCGGGAGAGGGGGCGGCCGCGGCCTGCACCGGCCGCCAGTCGAACCTCGATCGACGTTCCCCCCTCTCCCGGCGCAGTTTGCCGGGGGAGGGGCCGGGGGAGGGGCCCACCCGACGAATGCACGAACGTCCGTCGATCCGCCCCGATCCCCGACGCACGAAAAGCCCTCCCCCGCGCGGACGCGGGGGAGGGCTTTTCACTTCGTGTGGCGTGGACCTACAGCCAGGTGCGCACGGCCAGGGCGACGACCAGGACTCCCATCAGGCTCAGGAAATCCAGCCGCAGCACGAGCGGCCCCAGTGTAAACCCAACAGCCACCAGGTCGATCACCAGCGGGCCGAAGGCCGCCGCCACCGACGTGGTGAAGAACGCGCGCGCGGTGCTCTCGGGCATGAACCGGATGGCCAGCTCCGAAAGCAGCGCTCCCAGCAGCAGCCCAACCAGCACCACCACGAGCACACGGCCCGCGCGACGGCGTGTGGCGACGCTCATCTATTCTCCCCCCAACCCGTTCGAAATTGGCTCCCTCGATCTCGCCCCGAGCGCAGGCAAGAGCAGTGCCCCCGCATCAGCGGCGGCGCTCGATGGCGTAGACGATACTGTCGCGCAGGGCTTCCAGCGCGGGTCCCTCGGGGAGCCCGTCCAGCGCCTCGCCGGCGCGCTGCGCGCACTCCATGGCCTGCGCGTGCGCGTATTCCAGCCCGCCCTGCGCCTTCACGATCTCCACCACCCCCGCGATCATGGCGTCGCTGGGCTCGGGGTGCGCGAACAGCGCCTCCACCTCGGCACGCTCGCCCGGCGACAGGCGCGGCAGCGCGTAGATCAGCGGCAGCGTCACCTTGTGCTCGCGCAGGTCCAGCCCCGTGGGCTTGCCGGTCACCGCCGAGTCGGCCGTGTAGTCCAGCAGGTCGTCGGCGATCTGGAAGGCCAGCCCCAGCTCGCGGCCAAAGGTCTTCAGCGCCAAGCGGTGCGCCGGGGCGCCTGTCAGCGCGCCCAGCTCGCAGGCAGCGCCCATCAGCGAGGCCGTCTTGCTGTCGATCAGGCGGTAGTAGTCGGCCTCGGAAAAGTCCAGCGCGTCGTGCGACGAAAGCTGGCGCATCTCCCCCACCGTCATGGCGTTCGCCGCGTCGGCCAGCACCTGGATGGGCTCCAGCTTGCCCAGCCGGGTGATCTCCATCAGCGACCGCGTGTACAGGTAGTCGCCCATGATGATGGCCACCTGGTGGCTCCACAGGGCGTTCACCGTGGGCATGCCGCGGCGCAGCACCGAGTGGTCCACCGCGTCG
It encodes the following:
- a CDS encoding PBP1A family penicillin-binding protein — its product is MPLRRKLLIGLGIFAALGLGAFGWLWFAPCGFGGCAPVGDLEKYQAEGSQLFDMNGKSMGTLASVNRRIVPLDSMPKYMPLAVLSVEDRRFYSHGGVDWKRFLGALFRNVRAGGVEEGGSTITMQLARNLFPDQLNYREQSLRRKVLEVRISRQIEGAFSKDKILELYLNHVYMGEGAYGVDAAARTYFGKPASRLTLAEAALIGGLPQSPSRINPRESRERAKKRRDLVLREMAKGGHITPAQAAEAQASPIRLARRPPSSQRGSYFQERVRRELEERVPAELLTAGLRIYTTLDPVAQRAAEEEMARQADAIEAGRFGAYRHPTYPEAKGETDEGATAYLQGFAVVMEAETGAVRALVSGRDYDDSKFDRVYQGMRQPGSAFKPFVYLAALEQSVAPTTRFDDSPLKLALSGGGTWEPKNYTGRYDGPITMRDALARSKNTVTVRIAQQVGMGDVIRQAREMGITTDIPNVPSTALGSAEVRPIQLVSAYAALANGGNMTDPYVIQRIEDSKGEVLYEAAPRRERAVDPAAAFVLTSMLRDVVDRGTGTPVRGAGFRGPAAGKTGTTNGATDIWFVGYTPDLVGAVWFGLDRPATIVRGASGGTIAAPVWGRMMSRIYANRKMPPAWSPPRGVLTETVDRATGFAVDPSCPARGETYTEYFVNSRPPRPICDPGAYAGMSMDTAWMDEEVGAYAYDIPAGSYDPDTVGVGDLREKGIDWPELEARRRAGDSVATPLPGSVGTPSPRTTTPRTT
- a CDS encoding PBP1A family penicillin-binding protein; translated protein: MATEWKKFARPELWRERIVDGWTRLRGAWGNPAERKLVIGLAALGMGSCSTGGVVAAWTRACAGTCPSAEQIASFAPRQASLVLDARGAVLGQFFRERRTVVDIDSLPRHVYMAFVAVEDRRFFEHEGVDPVRMIGAVRDNIIRGWGGPGGSTISMQLARNLFPQQLPANETSVRRKFAEIKLAMQMERRFSKRHILELYLNHIYLGAGAYGIEAASRTYFGKRARDLTYQEVSVLAGLPQAPTAYNPRQHPERAEARRKIVLSAMANMGLITRDQADQAGREPIALSPPGGAIKAPYFVESVRRELEEQFGELLYTGGLRIHTAIDPVLQAEAERGLEEQIRQVERGAFGGYTHPTYEKFTQGLKPGQPVTHTPYLQGVVVVMDPHTGLIRAMVGGRDFKQSQFNRATQALRQPGSSFKPFVYAAALENGRSPLSGISDAPLSIQVGNEVWTPRNYEGRGGGWASLRSALRYSRNRAAIRLGRETGIAKVRDLAARTGLETRIPGYPSVYIGSAGVYPLDMIGAYAAFGNGGWRVEPRYVVRVENHRGQVLWEPAPPPRQAVAPGISWILTDMLREVVDRGSGAPARDPAIGGLSWDVPAAGKTGTTNGSTDVWFVGYTPEVLAGVWMGFDNPRTIMPNATGGLLAVPVWARVMRTEYARRKPPEPWKRPADVVVRRVSGGRVMAEGCGGGTPDFFSARHLPEPVCPRSAPTPSMIFVDPTPELPGRPVFPNQPRVPRPEDFVTPAPGGAKP
- a CDS encoding polyprenyl synthetase family protein, which codes for MTARTAVPRLADIQAPIRERVDGVVDEIRRIVVSDFAPVETVNEYLLKIRGKLFRPSLLLLCDNVEGEQSPQAETLAAIVELVHLATLVHDDAVDHSVLRRGMPTVNALWSHQVAIIMGDYLYTRSLMEITRLGKLEPIQVLADAANAMTVGEMRQLSSHDALDFSEADYYRLIDSKTASLMGAACELGALTGAPAHRLALKTFGRELGLAFQIADDLLDYTADSAVTGKPTGLDLREHKVTLPLIYALPRLSPGERAEVEALFAHPEPSDAMIAGVVEIVKAQGGLEYAHAQAMECAQRAGEALDGLPEGPALEALRDSIVYAIERRR